The Sulfitobacter indolifex genome contains the following window.
ACGGCTGCCGTGATCTCGCCCGCCTCTGCCACAGCCAGCGAATGCGCCCAAGTGTCGGAGCCTTCGACAAAGCTCCGGGTGCCGTCGATCGGGTCGATGATAAAGACCCGCTCATGGCCCAGTCGGTCGGTATTGTCCTCGGTCTCCTCCGACAGCCAACCATAGTCGGCGCGTGCGCCGCGCAGCTCTGCCAGCAGCAGGTCATTCACCGCCAAATCGGCCTCGGTCACCGGGCCCGCGTTATCGGCCTTGTCCCATCGTTTCGCCGTGGCCCCCGTAAAGCCGCGCGCCACAGCACCCGCTTTGCGCGCAGCGTCGATCAAAAGGGCAAGGTCATCCTCAGGCACCGGCAAGCGTCATCCCCGGCACCAGCAGCGAGGGCACAACCCGGCTGAGGTGCGTGCGCGCGTCATTGGCCGGGATCATCGCCCGCAGCATGTCGCGCAGGTTGCCCGCGATGGTGCATTCGTTGATCGCATGGGTGATTTCACCATTCTCGACCCAGAGGCCCGACGCCCCACGCGAATAATCGCCCGTGTTGGGGTTGATCGTGCTGCCGATCATTGAGGTGACCAACAGCCCGGTGCCCATCTCAGAAATCAGATCGTCGCGGCTGGCGTCCCCTTGGGTCAGCGCGATGTTCCAGTTCGACGGCTGCGGACCCGAGCCGGTGCCGCGCGCGGCGTTGCCGGTGGGGGCAGCCTCCAGCTTGCGCGCATTGGCCAGATCAAGCGTCCAACCTTGCAAGATGCCGTTATCGACAATGGCACGCTGCTGGGTCGGCAGCCCTTCGGCGTCAAAGGGGCGGGAGCCGGTGGCGCGGATGCGGGTTGGGTCTTCGATCAGCGACAGGCCTTCGGGCAGCACCTGTTCGCCCATCGCATCGCGCAAGAAAGACGCCCCGCGCGAAATCGCCTGACCGTTGATCGCGCCGAGCAGGTGACCGATCAGTGAAGCGGCGATGCGTTCGTCAAACAGGACCGGATAGCTGCCGGTGGGTGGCTTGCGTGCGTCGAGCCGCGCCAGCGCCCGTTCGCCCGCGCGGGTGCCGATATCCTGCGCATCGCGTAGATCGGCCTGAAAGATGCGGCTGTCGCCGTCGTAGTCGCGCTCCATCCCTGTGCCGCTACCGGCGATGGCGACGCAGGACAGCCCACGTTCGCTGCGGGCATAGCCGCCCTCAAATCCGTTGGTCGCGGCGAGGTAGATTTCTTGCGCACCATAGCCAGCGCCCGCCGATTGAACTTGGCTCACGCCTTTGACGGCCAATGCAGCAGCTTCGGCGCGGGCGGCGTCATCCTGCAGGGCTTCGGGGGAGGGCTCGGGCGTTGCGTCATAAAGCTCCAGCCCTTCCGCATCACGGCGGGCAGAGAGTTGATCGGGATCGGCCAGCCCTGAATAAGGGTCTTCGGGCGCTTCGCGGGCCATGGCGACGGCGCGTTCGGCCATTTCCTCAATCGTGCGTGATGACGTGTCGGAGGCCGAGACGCTGGCCGAGCGTTGCCCGACAAAAACCCGGAGCCCGATGTCTGTCCCTTCCGAGCGTTCGGCCTGTTCCAGTGCCCCGCCCCGCACTTCGATCGAGACGGAGCTTGCCGTGATCGCCATGGCATCGGCCGCATGCGCACCGGCGTTTGTGGCCGCCTGCAAGAGGGACTTGGTCAATGCATCAAGGGCTTCTGGCATGGTCTGGCTCCGATTGGGTTACAAAAGGGGTAATCCCCCGCCCCGAGAGGGGCAAGGGCAACACAGTATTTTCCCAGGCTGGGAAGACGCGGCGCAGGCCCGCGCAGTGCGGTTATTTGATCTGCTGACCGTTGGCGAGGATGCCGCCCTCTTCGGTGAACTCAATTCTGGAGGTCAGAGAGTCTTCGCCCTCGCCCGGGACGGTAAAGAGGCCCATCATCATCCGAGCGCCCAATGCCTGCTCTTGCGGGATCAGACCCATGGTTACCAGTTTGTCGAGCAGGGCCACGCCGCCGATCAACGACAGGTCCAGCGCGCCGACGGGTTTGGGCATGCCGGGCACGGTTTCCAAATCGTTATTGTCAAAGGTGATCGCGCCCGTCGCGTCAAACTCTGCCCCCGCCACGTCAAGCGACACTTCATTCACGTTCAGTTCGTGAATTTCGCCGGGCACTTCATCACCCATGGTGGCGGTCACTTCGGGGTCCATCAGTTCGAACAGGAGCTTGGCCTTGCCAGACAAATCCACCACCAATGTCGCTGGATCGCGGGGCAGTTGGCCGGTCGGGTCAAAGATGCCCCAGATCATGTCGGACATCTTGAAGCTGTCGAGCGTGACGCCAAAGGCAAAGTCCTGCGGTTCTTCGGACTTCATCAAGGGCATTTTCAGGTTAAAGGCGCTTTCCGCCATGCTGAACTGGATCGGGAAGGGCATATCGGCGGCGGTGACGCTGACTTCGATGTCCTGCTGGCCACCCTCATAGACCATCCCCTCCGGCCCCATGGCCACGCCCAGTTTGGCACCTGCTGAGCCGGTTACCAGTTGGAAATCGCCATTCTCAGGGTCAGAGACCTGCATGTCGGTACGGCCTGCTCCGGCGGTAAAGCTGCCATCAAAGGTAAGGCCTGCGCGCATCATCGCGGCCATGTCAGAACCAGCTTCCAGCATCGGCAGCGCGCCACTGCCGTTAAAGACCACCTGATCCACGCCGCCTTTTACCGCAACGCGCGCGGGATCATCGGGCGTTTTCATCACCACGTCATACTGCAGGCTGTCGATACGCCCAGATTGGTCATAGCGGCGCGTCTCGGTCCCGGTCATCTCGGTCCGGCTGCTGACGCCGCTGCCGGTGACGCTGAACTTGGCCTCTTCTTCGGTATAGCTCTGCGCGCCGACCTTGAGCCCCGCAAGGGTGAGCGAGATCGTGTCGGCGGCATAGTCGTATTGCAGCGCGTCGGGGCTGCCACTGGCGCGCATCACCGGGGCCGTCTGGGCGTAGTTCAACACCATCGACACCGGTTCATCTTCGGGCGTTTCGGGGGCGACGTTGATGGTCATCGGCATGACATTGGGCATGCGAACGTTGACTGCGCCGTCACTCTCGGGCTCAAAACTCAGCGTGCCGAGCGACATGGAAAAGTCGCCGCCCTCTTCGATCATGTCCATCTTCAGGGTCACATCGCTAACCGTCAGGTCTTCGCCATCAAAGGCTTCGCTTGCCTGAACCTGATAGCCCATGCTCTCCATGTATTGGCGCCAATCGCCCCAAACCTCTGCCGGGGTCAGATCGGCCCAAAGGGCCGTCGATGCCAGCGATACCGGGAGAGCGAGAAACAGCGATGCTGTGGGAATGCGGGACATCGGAAAATCCTTTTCGGCAATGAGTTGCGCATAGAGTCTGCCAATCCCCGCACAGGGTCAAGCGACGCGAGGCTGGACCCGGATTGATCGGCGGATTACCACAGCCCTCAAGCAATGTACCAAATTAGCATAAGGATCACCACATGGACATGACAGGCAAGACGATCATGATTACCGGCGCAAGCCGGGGCATCGGCGCTGCCGCCGCGCGTGTATTCGTCAAGGCAGGCGGCAATGTCGCCCTGCTGGCGCGCAGTCAGGATGCCATCGCCGATCTGTCCGGCGAACTGGGCAAGCAGGCCATCGCCATCCCCTGCGATGTGACCCGCTATAACGAAATGTCCTCGGCGGTGGAAACAACGCGGCAGGCCTTTGGGGGACTTGATGTGTTGATCAACAACGCCGGCGTGATTGATCCGATCTCCCTCATGGGGGAGGCTGATCCGGCTGATTGGGCCAAGGCCATCAACATCAATGTCACAGGCGTCTTCCACGGGATGCGCGCAGCCCTGCCAGTGATGAAGGACGGCGGCGGCGGCACGATTCTGACGATCTCTTCTGGGGCGGCCCATGGTCCGGTTGAGGCCTGGAGCCATTACTGCGCCTCTAAGGCTGCGGCGAACATGATGACCCAATGCCTGCACCACGAAGAAGGTGGCAACGGCATCCGCGCCATTGGCCTGTCACCCGGCACCGTCGCCACCGACATGCAGCGCGACATCAAGCAAAGCGGCGTGAACCCGGTCAGCCAGTTGGATTGGGACGTGCATATTCCCGCAGATTGGCCCGCGCGTGCCCTGCTGTGGATGTGTGGCCCCGAGGCGGATCGCTTCTTGGGTGATGAAATTTCACTGCGCGATGAAGGCATCCGCAAGGCGGTGGGCCTGATATGATTGAGCTAGACCGCGCGGGCGACATCTGGACCGTCACGATAAACCGCCCCGACAAGGCCAATTCGCTGACCCACGCCATGTTGGTCGAACTGGCCGAGATCATGGAGGCGGCGCAAACCGCTCGGGTGGTGATCCTAACGGGGCGGGGCAAGGTGTTCAGCGCCGGAGCCGATCTGGAGGAAGCCCGCGCGGGTCTGGCGAAGTCGGACGTTTGGGAGCGTCTTTCGGGTGCGGTGGCAGCGCTGCCGGGGCTGAGCATCGCAGCCCTCAACGGCACGCTGGCCGGGGGCGCGATGGGCATGGCGCTGGCCTGCGACCTGCGCATCGCGGTGCCGGGGGCAAAGTTCTTCTATCCGGTGATGAAGCTTGGGTTTTTGCCGCAGCCGTCTGATCCGGCGCGAATGGCGGCGCTGATTGGGCCCGCGCGGACCAAGCTGATCTTGATGGGCGGGCAAAAGATCGCGGCGGACGAGGCGCTGGCCTTTGGCTTGATCGACCGCATCGTGCAAGGGGAAGACCTGCTGAACCACGCCGCCGAGCTTGCAGCCGACACGCGCGCCGCCTCTGCCGAGATCGCCAGCGGGATCAAGGAAATGTGCGCGCCAGAGGGCGGCGTTTTCGATCCGCAAACGCGCAGATGAGCGGCGCTGTCGTTATCGGTGGCGGGCCTGCCGGGCTCATGGCAGCAGAGGTCATGGCTAGCGCGGGCCTGCCCGTGACGCTTTGTGAGGGCAAGCCTTCGGTGGGGCGGAAGTTTCTAATGGCGGGCAAATCGGGGCTGAACCTGACCAAAGCCGAGCCGTTCGATCCCTTCCTCGCAGCTTTTGAAGAGGCCGCCCCCGCGCTGCGTCCAATGCTAGAGGCGTTTGATAGCCAAGCGGTGCAGGATTGGGCGGAAGGGTTGGGCCAAGAGGTCTTTACCGGTTCAACCGGCCGCGTATTCCCCCGCGCGATGAAAGCCTCCCCGTTGCTGCGCGCTTGGTTGGCGCGTTTGGCAGCGCAGGGCGTGCAGCTCAAAACGCGCTGGCAGTGGCAGGGTTGGGACGGCGATGCGCTCGTTTTCGATACGCCCAATGGACAGCAGCAGATTAACGCAGATGTGACCGTGCTGGCGCTTGGCGGCGCGAGTTGGTCACGGCTGGGGGCCACTGGTGCATGGGCGCCGTTGTTGGCCGAGCGCGGGGTGGGGTTAAGCGATTTTGACCCAGCGAATGTGGGTCTGCTGGTCGATTGGTCCTCTCACATGACACGGCATTTCGGTGCTGCGTTAAAAGGGGTGGCATGGTCGGCTGGCGCGTATCGTTCACGCGGGGAGGCGGTGATCTCGGCCCGTGGGTTAGAGGGCGGCGGGATTTATTCGATCTCGCGCGGGCTGCGCGAGGGGCATGGTCTGACGCTTGATTTACTGCCTGACCTAGAGGTCAGTGATGTCATGGCCCGTTTGGCAAAGCCGCGGGGCAAGGACAGTCAGGCCAACCACCTGCGCAAGCGGCTGAAGCTTAGTCCTGCACAGATCGCGCTGTTGCAAGAAATGGCGCGGCCCCTACCGCAGGGTGTCGAAGCACTGGCAGAGCTGCTGAAGGCACTGCCAATTGCCCATGCCGGGCTGCGCCCGATGGATGAAGCGATTTCCACCGCAGGCGGCGTGCGGCTCAATGCGCTCGACGAGGGGCTGATGCTGCGTGATCTGCCGGGGGTTTTTGCTGCCGGGGAAATGCTGGATTGGGAAGCGCCCACAGGCGGCTATCTGATCAATGGCTGTCTGGCGACCGGCCATTGGGCGGGCCGCCATGCAGTTGATTGGGTCCGGCGTTAACCTTTTTCCTTGGCCATCGCGGCGACAAAGGCGGGGCGCTCGCGCAGGGACTTTGCCCAGAGGTTCAACTTGTCATCCACCCGCGGGAAGTTCGCGCCGATCGACCAGTTGATGCAATGCACGGCCAGCAGATCCGGCAGAGTGATTTGGTCGCCCATCAGAAACGGCCCCTCAAGGCGGTCGGATAGCGTTTTGGCTGCGCGTTCGAATTCGGCCTTAAGGCTGTCTTTGATCGCGGGCACGCGGGCCTCTTCGGGGAAGATAAAACTGTGTTTGGCCGCGGCCCAGAGGATCGCGTCGAATTCGTCGATTAGCCAAAAGGTCATCGCGTCCTGCCGGGCGCGCGCGGGCGTGCCAGCGGGGGCGGTCAATGCGCCATGCTTGTCGGCCAGATAGGTCATGATCGCGGTGGAATCGGTTAGCACCTCCTCGCCGTCCACAAGCGCGGGGATTTTGCCCGAGGGGTTGTATTTGCGCGCCTCTTCCGAGCGGGGCGCGGCGGGGTTCAGCGCGTAAGGCTGGCCCAATTCTTCGAGCATCCACATGACGCGAAAAGCGCGGGATTTGGTGCCGCCGATGACAGTATACATTGAATTTCCTCTCCCAAAATCAACGTTGTGCGCCCAGCATTGCCAGACGGATAAAGGCCCGCTCGACCAGTGCCAGTGCAGGGGCGTGCTGGCCCGCAGAGCGCAGCTTAAGGTCGGTCTCAGTGAGCACCGCAAGCGCCGTTTCCAATTTCGCTGCGCCCCAGTTTCGGGCCTGCCGCATGGCGCGGTCGCGGTCGCGCACGCCATAGATGGGCGCGCCGGGGTTGGCCGCGATCCGGTAGAGGGTGCGGAAATGCCGGGTGGCCATGATGGTTAGGGTCACGGCGTTCACGCCTTGACCTTGCAGCTTGCTCATCACCGGGCCGATCTCGGCGGCGCGGGTCTCAGCCACCACATGCAGGATGTCATCCACCTCAGCCTCGGTCGAGGTGGGGGCGCAGGCGGCGATGTCATCCAGTCCGATGGGGGTGCTGTCGCCCAATTTATAGAGCGTGATCTTTTCCAGCGTCTGGCGGAAGTCGCCGGGATCGAGCGTTCGGGCCAGATCGCTGAGCGCGGCCATGGCGTCGGCCTCAGGCGTGAGGCCCGCATCCTTCAGCATCTGCTCGATTTCGGCCCGGTCGGGCGGGTTGTCGTAGATCGGAGTGGCGTAGGCGTTTGGGTGGCTCTCGAAGGCTTTAAGCACCTTAGAGGTCTTTTTCAGGTCGCCCGCCGTAACGATGATCTGCGCGTCACCGGGCTGCCAGTCTTTCAACGCGTCGAGCAGGATCTTAGCAATGTTGTCGTTCGCCTCTTCCACCAGCGCGGCGCGGGGGCCGGGGAAAAAGCCGACTGCTTTGATCGCATCAAGCAGCATCGCCGGATCGCGGCGCAGTTCGCCCGCGGGCATCCGGCTCAGCCGCATTTCCTCTTCGGCATTGGCACCCAGCAGGTTTTTCAGAAATTCCTGCCGTTTCAGCGCCACGCGCATGGCGTCACTGCCATAGATCAGCAGCCCGGTTCGCGCGGGGTCAGGCCGCGTGAAATAGGGTTTGGCCTCGCGCGGGGAGAGCTTCATTGAGGCAGGTCAGCCGCGTAAAGACGGCTCACGACAAGGTCAGCAAGGATCTTCATCAGTCGTTCTTGGGCGTCCAATTCGGCTGCGCGAGTGGCCACGGTGGTGCCGGTGGCGGAATAGCCGGTGAAGCTTTCGACCTTGCCGGAGGTCACGATCTGGCCGCTCGACAGGTCGCGCAGCGCGTAAGAGGTCGTGCCCAGCAAGTTGTAGCGCCGCGTGTTGCCTTCGCTGTCGATGGCCAGCCCGTCTTCAGTGGTTGTTGTGGTTAATGCCAAACCCCATTGCGGCGATGCCGCATGGCCCAGTTGGCTTTCCAACTCGCGCACCAGAAAATAGCCGTAGCGATCTTCGGGGGCGTCCACCAGCACGCGGTTTTGCAGAGCCGTGCCCGCGCCGCCGGGGCCATAGAGGGGCTCAAACCCGCAGGCGGCGAGCGCCACTAGGGGCAGGGCCAGCAGAAAGCGGCGGCGCGAGGGTATGGTTTTAGGCAACGACATTCACAATCCGTCCGGGCACGACGATGACCTTTTTCGGTGTGGCCCCGTCCAGCGTTCGAATGACAGCTTCATGCGCCAGCGCGATTTTTTCAACCTCTTCCTTCGGCATGTCGGCGGGCACCTGAATTTCCGCCCGGCGTTTGCCGTTGATCTGGATCGGCAGGGTCACCGTGTCATCGACCAGCATCGCCTCATCAGCCTTGGGCCAAGGTGCCTTGGTAATCAGCCCTTCGCCGCCCAGATGCGCCCAGATGTCTTCGGACAGGTGCGGGGTCATCGGGGACATCAGCTGCGCCAGCGTCATGATCGCTTCGCGCTGTGCGGCATAGCCTGCCTTGGATTTCTGCAGTGTCGCGGTGAAAGCATAGAGCTTGGCGATTGCGGCGTTAAAGCCAAAGGATTCGATGCCCATGGTCACGTCATGGATCGTTTTGTGCATGGCGCGCAGCAACTCGTCGTCGCCAGTGCCAGCGGCATCGCGGTCCATTTCGCCCACGCGGTCGCAGATATTCCAGACGCGAGAGAGGTGCTTGTAAGACGCCTCGGCACCGCTGGCGGTCCATTCCACATCCCGCTCGGGGGGCGAATCGCTCAGCACGAACCAGCGGGCGGTGTCAGCGCCGTAGTTCGAGATGATGTGCAGCGGATCGACGACGTTTTTCTTGGACTTCGACATTTTGGCAGAGGGGATGATTTCCACCTCAGAGCCGTCCGCCAATTTGCCGTCCGTTACGTCTTCGGGAAGGTGATAGACCGGGCGGCCATTGGCGTCGCGCGTCTGGTAGATCTCATGCGTCACCATGCCTTGGGTAAAGAGCGCGTCGAAAGGCTCGGCCGCACCTTCGGGCAGGTGGCCGGTGATCTGCATGGCGCGGGCAAAGAACCGGGCGTAGAGCAGGTGCAGAATCGCGTGCTCAATACCGCCAATATATTGATCGACGTTCATCCAATAGGCAGCGTCTTCCAGATCGGTAGGGGTATCGGCGCGCGGCGCGGTGAAACGGGCGTAGTACCACGAGCTGTCGACGAATGTATCCATCGTGTCGGTTTCGCGCAGCGCATCCTTGCCGCAGGCAGGGCAGGCGCAGTTGCGCCATGTCGGGTGACGGTCGAGCGGGTTGCCGGGGGTGTCGAAGGTGACATCATAGGGCAGCTCGATCGGCAGGTTCTCTTTCTTTTCGGGCACCACACCGCAATCGTCGCAATGGACAACCGGGATCGGGCAGCCCCAGTAGCGCTGGCGGCTCAGCCCCCAGTCGCGCAGGCGGAACTTGGTGACGCCTTGGCCGATGCCGTTTTCCTCGCAGAAGGCGATGGCGGCATCAACGGCCTCTTCGCCGGTCTGCCACTGGTCGCCCGCGAAACCGCGGTTGTAGAACACCTTTTCCGACTTCTGCGGCACATAGGCCTCAGTCAGTTTGGGCGAGACATCCTCGGACGGCAGGAAGGTCGAGATGATCGGCAACTCGTATTTGGTGGCGAAGTCAAAATCGCGCTGGTCGTGGCCGGGGCAGCCAAAGATTGCGCCAGTGCCGTAGTCCATCAGGATGAAGTTGGCGATATAGACCGGCAGCTCGTGCGCCGTGTCGAAGGGGTGACGCACGCGGATGCCGGTGTCATAGCCCAGCTTCTCGGCGGTCTCGATCGCTTCTTCGGTGGTGCCACCCTTGCGGCATTCAGCGCAGAAGGCGGCGACGGCTTCGTCGTCGCGCTCCAGCGTTTTGGCCAGCGGGTGATCGGGCGAAATGCCGACGAAGGACGCGCCCAGCAGCGTGTCGGGGCGGGTGGTATAGACTTCGATGCGGTCGAAACCTTCGGGGGCTTCGATGGTCGAGAAGGCAAACTGCAATCCGCGCGATTTGCCGATCCAGTTGGCCTGCATCAGTTTGACCTTGGCAGGCCAGTTGTCGAGACTGTCGAGCGCGGAGAGCAGTTCTTCGGAGTGGTCCGAAATCTTAAAGAACCACTGCGTCAGCTCGCGCCGCTCCACCGGCGCGCCAGAGCGCCAGCCGCAGCCGTTCTCGACCTGCTCGTTGGCCAGCACGGTCATATCGACCGGGTCCCAGTTCACCACGGCGTTCTTGCGGTAGACCAGACCCTTTTCGAGGAAGTCCAAAAACAGCGCCTGCTGCTGGCCGTAATAACCGGGATGGCAAGTGGCGATCTCGCGGCTCCAGTCAATCGACAGGCCCAGAGGTTTCATCTGCTTCTTCATTTCGGCGATATTGGCATAGGTCCAATCCGCCGGGTGACCGCCGATCGCCATGGCGGCGTTCTCGGCGGGCATGCCGAAGGCGTCCCAGCCCATCGGATGCAGCACGTTATGGCCTGTCGCGATCTTGTAGCGCGCGATCACGTCGCCCATCGTGTAGTTGCGCACATGGCCCATGTGGATGCGGCCCGACGGGTACGGGAACATCTCAAGCACATAGTATTTCGGCTTGTCAGCGTTGCGGACGGCCTGAAAGACGCCATCCTTTTCCCAGGCTTGCTGCCAGCGGGCTTCGATCTCGGCGGGGGTATAGCGGGGCATGACGGGGACCTTATGACATGAAAAACGCCGGGCTGCTGTTTTCACAAGGCCCGGCGTTGGAAACGTGTTGAGTTAAGCGGGCTCAGAATTTGCTATCGGAAACGCGCATTTCCCGCGCCCGGCTGAGGATTGCATCCTCTACCGCGCGGGTTGTCGCGCGGGCCACCGGCTGACCGCCCGAGGATTGCAGCGCCACGTTAAGCGACCGCGCATCCAGTGCCGGATCGTCGATCAGCACGGTCGCGCGATAGGCGCGGCCACCGCCGGGCGGGGTGCCGTACCCGGTGACGATAACCCCTGTGAAAGGATCGACCGATTGCACCGGCAAGAAGTTCAGCACTTCAAGCGAGGCCGACCACAGGTACTTGTTTACCGAAACGCTGGTGTCAGTGTTCTTGCGGTTAAAGATCGACCAGATCGTGTTTCCCGGATCGGTCTCAATGTTATTGGGGTTATTCGCGTTGGTATACTGATCTGGCCGTTTTGTGGGCGGGCTACCAAAGCCCCCACCACAGGCGGCAAGCGCGCTAAGCGCCAGAACGGAGATTGCCATCTTGCAAGCGGTACGAAGGGCCATTGCAGCTTTCCTTTGCCTGTTTGCGCTCCGGTCTATCCAAGCGGGCCCATATCGGCAAGGTCTATGTCATAGGAGAGAGTATAGGCGCGTTTGGCGTCGTAAGAGACGCTATCCACCGGGACGATTGGCGAAACTGTGGCATAGCTGCACCAACCTCCGCGACATTGCTGACCCAGAGCGCGTGAACCTTGCCAAGAGCGGGTCATCGGGGGCAAACACCCTTCATACCCTTACCGGATTCCCCGGTCTGGGCATATGAATTCAAACCGAGGGAAAACTCATGAAAAAAGTTCTCTTCGCTACAACAGCCCTGGTTGCGACCGCCGGCGTAGCAGCAGCAGACGTAACATTCGGCGGCTACGGCCGTTTCGGTATCAAGTACGATGAAGACGCTTCGTCGACAGACCTGACAACGCGTATGCGTCTTCAGATCGATGCGACTGCTGAATCCGATGCAGGCGTTGTTTTCGGTGCACGTGCACGTATCAATGCTGACGGCAACGGCGTCACCAACGGTGCAGGCGCAGACTTCAACGGCGTTCGTTACTTCGCACGTTCGGGCGGCTTTGAAGTTGGCGTTGGCAACATCTTCGGTGCTCTGGAATCCATGCCGGGTCAGTACCCGATCGACCTCGGTCTGACCGGTCTGGGTTATGACTACACTGCCTTCTCCGGTGCAGACGCATACACCTCCACTGGTGACGGCGCTCCTAACGGTGTTGAAGTTCTGTACTCCGCAGGCGACCTGTCGGTTCATGTTTCGGCTTCCGACATGAACGACCGCATTGCCGGTTACGTTGCTTACACATGGAGCGGCTGGACTTTCGCAGTCGGTGGTCAGGACTCCGATGACGCAACCGACAACGATTGGACAGCGACAGCTGGCGGTTCCTTCGGCATCGCCGACGTAACTTTGGCCTATGCTGACAACGGCGGCACCGACCGTGTTGTTCTGGCTGGCCGCTTTGACGTTGGCGCAGCAACAGACATCGAAGTCTATGTCGCCGACCAAGACGGTTCCGACACCGGCTACGGCATCGACTTCAACCACGACCTGGGCGGCGGTACTTCGCTGCGCGGCGGTGTGGCGAAGCGCTTCGACGGCAACACACAAGCCGACATGGGTGTT
Protein-coding sequences here:
- a CDS encoding TldD/PmbA family protein, which gives rise to MPEALDALTKSLLQAATNAGAHAADAMAITASSVSIEVRGGALEQAERSEGTDIGLRVFVGQRSASVSASDTSSRTIEEMAERAVAMAREAPEDPYSGLADPDQLSARRDAEGLELYDATPEPSPEALQDDAARAEAAALAVKGVSQVQSAGAGYGAQEIYLAATNGFEGGYARSERGLSCVAIAGSGTGMERDYDGDSRIFQADLRDAQDIGTRAGERALARLDARKPPTGSYPVLFDERIAASLIGHLLGAINGQAISRGASFLRDAMGEQVLPEGLSLIEDPTRIRATGSRPFDAEGLPTQQRAIVDNGILQGWTLDLANARKLEAAPTGNAARGTGSGPQPSNWNIALTQGDASRDDLISEMGTGLLVTSMIGSTINPNTGDYSRGASGLWVENGEITHAINECTIAGNLRDMLRAMIPANDARTHLSRVVPSLLVPGMTLAGA
- a CDS encoding SDR family oxidoreductase; translated protein: MDMTGKTIMITGASRGIGAAAARVFVKAGGNVALLARSQDAIADLSGELGKQAIAIPCDVTRYNEMSSAVETTRQAFGGLDVLINNAGVIDPISLMGEADPADWAKAININVTGVFHGMRAALPVMKDGGGGTILTISSGAAHGPVEAWSHYCASKAAANMMTQCLHHEEGGNGIRAIGLSPGTVATDMQRDIKQSGVNPVSQLDWDVHIPADWPARALLWMCGPEADRFLGDEISLRDEGIRKAVGLI
- a CDS encoding enoyl-CoA hydratase/isomerase family protein: MIELDRAGDIWTVTINRPDKANSLTHAMLVELAEIMEAAQTARVVILTGRGKVFSAGADLEEARAGLAKSDVWERLSGAVAALPGLSIAALNGTLAGGAMGMALACDLRIAVPGAKFFYPVMKLGFLPQPSDPARMAALIGPARTKLILMGGQKIAADEALAFGLIDRIVQGEDLLNHAAELAADTRAASAEIASGIKEMCAPEGGVFDPQTRR
- a CDS encoding TIGR03862 family flavoprotein, which gives rise to MSGAVVIGGGPAGLMAAEVMASAGLPVTLCEGKPSVGRKFLMAGKSGLNLTKAEPFDPFLAAFEEAAPALRPMLEAFDSQAVQDWAEGLGQEVFTGSTGRVFPRAMKASPLLRAWLARLAAQGVQLKTRWQWQGWDGDALVFDTPNGQQQINADVTVLALGGASWSRLGATGAWAPLLAERGVGLSDFDPANVGLLVDWSSHMTRHFGAALKGVAWSAGAYRSRGEAVISARGLEGGGIYSISRGLREGHGLTLDLLPDLEVSDVMARLAKPRGKDSQANHLRKRLKLSPAQIALLQEMARPLPQGVEALAELLKALPIAHAGLRPMDEAISTAGGVRLNALDEGLMLRDLPGVFAAGEMLDWEAPTGGYLINGCLATGHWAGRHAVDWVRR
- a CDS encoding glutathione S-transferase family protein, yielding MYTVIGGTKSRAFRVMWMLEELGQPYALNPAAPRSEEARKYNPSGKIPALVDGEEVLTDSTAIMTYLADKHGALTAPAGTPARARQDAMTFWLIDEFDAILWAAAKHSFIFPEEARVPAIKDSLKAEFERAAKTLSDRLEGPFLMGDQITLPDLLAVHCINWSIGANFPRVDDKLNLWAKSLRERPAFVAAMAKEKG
- the holA gene encoding DNA polymerase III subunit delta, which translates into the protein MKLSPREAKPYFTRPDPARTGLLIYGSDAMRVALKRQEFLKNLLGANAEEEMRLSRMPAGELRRDPAMLLDAIKAVGFFPGPRAALVEEANDNIAKILLDALKDWQPGDAQIIVTAGDLKKTSKVLKAFESHPNAYATPIYDNPPDRAEIEQMLKDAGLTPEADAMAALSDLARTLDPGDFRQTLEKITLYKLGDSTPIGLDDIAACAPTSTEAEVDDILHVVAETRAAEIGPVMSKLQGQGVNAVTLTIMATRHFRTLYRIAANPGAPIYGVRDRDRAMRQARNWGAAKLETALAVLTETDLKLRSAGQHAPALALVERAFIRLAMLGAQR
- the lptE gene encoding LPS assembly lipoprotein LptE: MSLPKTIPSRRRFLLALPLVALAACGFEPLYGPGGAGTALQNRVLVDAPEDRYGYFLVRELESQLGHAASPQWGLALTTTTTEDGLAIDSEGNTRRYNLLGTTSYALRDLSSGQIVTSGKVESFTGYSATGTTVATRAAELDAQERLMKILADLVVSRLYAADLPQ
- the leuS gene encoding leucine--tRNA ligase, giving the protein MPRYTPAEIEARWQQAWEKDGVFQAVRNADKPKYYVLEMFPYPSGRIHMGHVRNYTMGDVIARYKIATGHNVLHPMGWDAFGMPAENAAMAIGGHPADWTYANIAEMKKQMKPLGLSIDWSREIATCHPGYYGQQQALFLDFLEKGLVYRKNAVVNWDPVDMTVLANEQVENGCGWRSGAPVERRELTQWFFKISDHSEELLSALDSLDNWPAKVKLMQANWIGKSRGLQFAFSTIEAPEGFDRIEVYTTRPDTLLGASFVGISPDHPLAKTLERDDEAVAAFCAECRKGGTTEEAIETAEKLGYDTGIRVRHPFDTAHELPVYIANFILMDYGTGAIFGCPGHDQRDFDFATKYELPIISTFLPSEDVSPKLTEAYVPQKSEKVFYNRGFAGDQWQTGEEAVDAAIAFCEENGIGQGVTKFRLRDWGLSRQRYWGCPIPVVHCDDCGVVPEKKENLPIELPYDVTFDTPGNPLDRHPTWRNCACPACGKDALRETDTMDTFVDSSWYYARFTAPRADTPTDLEDAAYWMNVDQYIGGIEHAILHLLYARFFARAMQITGHLPEGAAEPFDALFTQGMVTHEIYQTRDANGRPVYHLPEDVTDGKLADGSEVEIIPSAKMSKSKKNVVDPLHIISNYGADTARWFVLSDSPPERDVEWTASGAEASYKHLSRVWNICDRVGEMDRDAAGTGDDELLRAMHKTIHDVTMGIESFGFNAAIAKLYAFTATLQKSKAGYAAQREAIMTLAQLMSPMTPHLSEDIWAHLGGEGLITKAPWPKADEAMLVDDTVTLPIQINGKRRAEIQVPADMPKEEVEKIALAHEAVIRTLDGATPKKVIVVPGRIVNVVA
- a CDS encoding DUF3576 domain-containing protein → MALRTACKMAISVLALSALAACGGGFGSPPTKRPDQYTNANNPNNIETDPGNTIWSIFNRKNTDTSVSVNKYLWSASLEVLNFLPVQSVDPFTGVIVTGYGTPPGGGRAYRATVLIDDPALDARSLNVALQSSGGQPVARATTRAVEDAILSRAREMRVSDSKF